CGATCGCGGTCGCCGGGGCCCCGGCCTCGATATCGTCGGCGACGGCGCGCACGTCGGTGGCGACGTCCTGTGCCGACGCGTCGCCGCGAACCGAGACGAGCAGGCGGGCGGACTCGTACTCGCCGTCCTCGGTCCGGTAGAGCACCGTCGACGCCGCCTCCTCGTCGGCCGCGAAGAGGACGTCGTACAGCCCCGCGAGGTCCTCGTCGGGGAGGCCGTCGCCGTCCGCATCCCGCTCGTCGAGCGCGGCGGCGACGGTCTCGTTCTCGCTCGCGAGCGCCGCGAGGGTCGCGGTCGGCCCCTCGATCGCCGCGGTTCCGTCCGCGCGCACGTCGACGGTGCCGCCCTCGTCCACCGCGCCCGTCGCGCGGTCGATCGCCGCGAGGGTCGCGGGGTCGGTCACGTCGCCGCGTATCAACACCTGTGCCCGCGAGTTCGGCCCGCGGTCCTGGAAGTTCTCGCCGAGGTAGGTCGCGTCGTCGGCCACGGTGTACGTCCCGGTCGCCAGCGGCCCCGGCAGCGACTTCGCCCAGTCGGGGGCGTCCTCGGGCAGGAAGTCGGCCTCGTTGAACTCGGTGTCGATGCCGGTCGCGCCGTAGGCGCCGGCCGTCGCGAGCAGGAACGCCACCAGCACCACCGCCAGCGGCGCCCGCCGGGCGAGCGCCACGCCGCCCGAGAGCGCGCGGGTGACGGCCCCGCCGCCGACGCCGAACGGCGATTTCGCCCGGTCGCGGCCGAACCGCCGTTCGAGCAGGTCGTCGACCTCGACCTTCAGCGCCGGCACGAACGCGGCGAACGCGACGAACGTCGCGAGGATGCCGCCGGCGCTGAGGACCGCGAAGTCGCGGATCGCCGGCAGCGGGCTGACGACGTTCGAGAGGAAGCCGACGCCGGTCGAGAACGTCGCCGCGGCGAGCGCGAGGGTCACGCCGGCGAGGCCGAGAGCCATGGCCGCCGCCGACGCCCGCGGACCGCCGTCGGCCGTCGCCGAACGGGCCGACGGCGACCGCGGCGTTTCGAGGGTCCCCGCGCGGGCCTCGCGGTAGCGCATCACGACGTGCAGCGCGTAGTCGATCGAGAGGCCGATCAGCAGGAACGGGACGGCGATCAGCAGTTGGCTGCTCGGGATTTCGAGCCAGCCCTGAATCCCGGCGAGCCAGGCCATCACGACGGTGATGCCGACGAAGCCGAGCAGGACGTCGACGGCGTCGCGGTAGGTCACCCCGAGGACGACGCCGACGAGCAGGAGGGCGACCGGCGTGATGATCGCGAAGCTGTCGCCGACGGCGCTGGCCGCGGCCGCGTCGGTGATCCCCTGACCGAAGACGAAGCCGTCGTCGAACCGCTCCTCGAACAGGCTCCGGAGGACGATCTGGGCCTCGTAGGCCGCCTCGGGGTCCTCGTCGGGGCCGCTATCGTCCTCCTGGAAGACGAACGTGATCCGCGCGTCGGCGTCGGTCTCGCCCTGCTCGTAGTCGCTCGGGAGGAACGCCGTCGGACTCTCCCCGCCGCGGTCGGCCTCGGGGTCGAGCACGTCCGCGAGCAGGGCCTCGACCTCCTCGTCCGACCGCGATTCGAGGGCCTCGATCCCCTCGTCGAGCGTCGGCTCGCTCGTATCCGGCGGCCCCTGTGCGGCCGCGGCGCGGTCCTCGAAGACTGCGGCGGTCGCGACGACGTTCTCGAGGCCGACGAACCCCTCGTCGGTCAGCGTGGCGTTTACCGTCTCGTTCGCGCGGGCCTCGCGCTGGAGGCGGAGGCTCTCGAGCAGCGAGTCCCGGCTCAGGACGTCGCCGCCCTCCTCGCGGACGACCACCTGCGCGACGACGCGGTCGTCGGTGTCGTAGGTCGCCTCGATCTCTTCGAGCGCGTCGGTCTCGGGGGAGTCGGTCTCGAACTGCCCGATCCCGCCGTCCTCGGGGTCGTTCACGACCGCCCCCGCGGCGACCACCAGCGTGAGGACGAGCAGGCAGGCGACGACCAGCCTGCTCCGGGTAGCGACGAACTCGGCGTACCGGTCGGCGAGCGAACTCATCGGTCGGGACCACCTCGGACGGGCGCGTCGGCGTGCATCGTCGTCCCGTGGAACCCGAGCGTTCATATGCGTTCGGATGGAAATCGGTGTCGTATAATCCGAAACCGATTATGAACACGGAGATCGACCGCGACCGCGGCGTGCTCAGCCCCGCCGACCGCGAGTTCCTGCTCGGCGAGCGGGAACTCGGCCACGAGCAGTCGCGGCGCAACGCCGAGGCGCGCGTTCGTCGGCGCGTCGAGAACGCCATCCTCGACTTCGACCTGCTGTTGCACACGCTCCCGGAGAAGGACCGGCGGCAGGTGTTCGAGGGGGTTCCGGCCGACCAGGACCTGCTCGACGGGCTCAGGGCCGCGATCGCGTTCGCCTACGTCGGCACCAGAGAACGGGGGGTGGACTTCGAGCGGGTGCTCGTCCCCGCGGTCCGGAGCGCCGAGGAGGCCGTCGCGGCCAAGGAAGCGGGGACGAACGTGGCCGTCGACGTCACGTTCGAGGTCGAGACGACGGTCCGGGCGACGCTCGACGGGATCGCGGCCCGACTCGACGCCGGCGAGCCGGTGACCCCCCGCGAACTGTTCTCGCTCGTGATGCAAGGCGAGTACGACCCGGCCCGCCACGACCGCATCGCGCTCGTCCGCGCCGACGACGACGGCGTCGACGACGAGTTCCTCGATCGGCTGGCGTCGTACCTCGGCGGCGACGTCCGGCGACTGACCCGCTCGCGGGCGGTGATCGACCTGCGGGACGACGGCGACGGCGGCGACGGATGTGCGCCCTGACCGGCACGAGCCACGCGAGGATCGGGTCAGACGCGAAACACCTAACAGGGATGGGCGGTGAAAGGGTAGGTATGGCCGAGTCCGTCACCGGCGCGTTCGACCGCCTCGACGGGCCCCGCGGCGACGTTTTCGTAGGGGCCTCCTAGCCCCGCATCCCAACCCCGTATCGACGGATGTATTGTAGCCGACCGGCATTCACCGAGCAACGACCAGTATACAGATGTACGACCGACGTCCGCGACCCACGACGACGCAGCGCCGACGCCCGATCCGGGCGGTGAGAGCATGAGCACGGACGCCGAAGCCCGCGAGCGCGACGACGACGGCCTCGACGGCGGCTACGACCCCGACGAGGTCGAGCCGAAGTGGCAGCAGCGGTGGGTCGACGCCGATACCTACCGCTACGAGGGCGACCCGGGACAGGACCCGAACACCGTCTACTCGATCGACACGCCGCCGCCGACGGTCTCGGGGAGCCTGCACATGGGCCACCTCTACGGCCACACCCTCCAGGACTTCGCCGCGCGCTTCCAGCGGATGGCCGACGGCGACGTGCTGTTCCCGTTCGGCTACGACGACAACGGGATCGCCTCCGAGCGACTGACCGAGAAGGAACTCGACATCCGCCACCAGGAGTACGAGCGCCGCGAGTTCCAGCAGCTCTGCCGGGAGGTCTGCCAGGAGTACGAGGCCGAGTTCACCGAGAAGATGCAGGGGCTGGGCTGCTCGATCGACTGGAACAACACGTACAAGACGATCGAGCCCCGCGTCCAGCGCATCTCGCAACTCTCCTTCCTCGACCTCTACGAGAAGGGCCGCGAGTACCGCAAGAAGGCGCCGGCGATCTGGTGTCCCGAGTGCGAGACCGCCATCTCGCAGGTCGAGATGGAGGACATGGAGCGGGGTTCGCACTTCAACGACATCGCGTTCGACCTCGTCGGCGAGGACGCCCCGCGCGAGGAGTTCGTCATCTCGACGACCCGTCCCGAACTGCTGCCGGCGTGTGTCTCGGTGTTCGTCCACCCCGACGACGAGGAGAATCAGGACCTCGTCGGCGAGACGGCCCGCATCCCGATCTTCGGCCACGAGGTGCCGATCATCGCGGACGACCGCGTCGACATGGAGAAAGGCAGCGGGGTCGTCATGTGCTGTACCTTCGGCGACCAGAAGGACATCGAGTGGTACCAGGCCCACGACCTCCCGCTTCGCGTCGCGATCGACGAGTCCGCGACGATGACCGACCTCGCCGGCGAGTACGAGGGGCTGTCGACCGAGGCGGCCCGCGAGGCCATCGTCGAGGACCTCGACGCGGCGGGCTACCTCCGGGACCGCCGCGAGATCAGCCACACGGTGCAGGTCCACGAGCGCTGTGACACGCCCGTCGAGTTCCGCGTCTCCAAGCAGTGGTACGTCGAAATCTTAGACCACAAGGAGGAGTACCTCGAGGCCGGCCGGGAGATGGACTGGTACCCGGAGAAGATGTTCACCCGGTACAAACACTGGATCGAGGGACTGGAGTGGGACTGGCTGATCTCCCGCCAGCGCGACTCGGGCATCCCGTTCCCCGTCTGGTACTGCGCCGACTGCGACCACGAGGTCGTGGCCGAGAAGGCGGACCTCCCGGTCGACCCGCTGTCGGACGACCCGCCCGTGGACACGTGTCCGGAGTGCGGCCACGACGAGTTCGTCCCCGAGGACGACGTCTTCGACACGTGGGCCACGTCGTCGCTCACCCCCCTCATCAACGCCGGCTGGGACTGGGACGCCGAGGCCGAGGCGTTCCGGATGGAGCACCCGGAACTGTACCCGTTCGACCTGCGCCCGCAGGGTCACGACATCATCTCGTTCTGGCTGTTCCACACCATCGTCAAGTGCTACGAACACACCGGCGAGGTGCCGTTCGACGCGACGATGATAAACGGCCACGTCTTGGACGAGAACCGCGAGAAGATGTCCAAATCGCGGGGCAACGTCGTCGAACCCAGCGAGGTGCTCGCGGAGTACCCGGTCGACGCCGTCCGGTTCTGGGCGGCCAGCGCCGCCGTCGGCGACGACTTCCCGTTCAGCGAGAAGGACATCGTCGCCGGCGAGAAGCTGCTGCGAAAGCTCTGGAACGCCTCGAAGCTGGTCGACTCGCTCGCGCCGCGCGAGCCCGACGAACCCGCGGAACTCGAGGCGATCGACCGCTGGCTGCTCGCGGAACTCGACGCCGCGGTCGAGGAACTGACCGACCACTTCGCCGAGTACGAGTTCGCCAAGGCGCGCAACCGCCTGCGGACGTTCTTCTGGAACACGTTCTGTGACGACTACCTCGAAATCGCCAAGACCAGGGAGGACGAGTCCTCGACGGCGTACGCGCTGCGGACGGCCCACCGGGCGTTCCTGAAGCTGTGGGCGCCGTTCCTCCCGCACGTCACGGAGGAGATCTGGCAGGCGCTGTACGCCGGCGAGGGGAGCCTCGACGAGACGAGCGTCCACACCTACGAGTGGCCCGACCCGCGCGGCTACGAGGCCGACCTCGAGGCCGGCGAGACGGCGATGGAAGTCATCTCCGCGCTGCGGCGGTACAAGTCCGAGCGCCAGCTTCCGCTCAACGCCGACCTCGGGTCCGTCTCGGTCTTCGGCCCGATCGAGGGCTTCGAGGCGGCGATCAGCGACGTGATGCACGTCGCGGCGCTCGAAGCGCTCGACGAGCCGCCGGAGATCACGACCGAGGTGGCCGCGATCGACCTCGACTACGCCACCATCGGGCCGAAGTTCGGATCGAAGGTCGGCGAGATCGACGCCGCCATCGAGGCCGGCGAGTACGAACTCGACGAGGAGACGGGCGTGCTTCGCGTCGCCGGCGAGGAACTCGACGAGGACCTCTTCGAGGTGGAACTCGAACGGACCTACTCCGGCGACGGCGAGATGCTCGAAACCGAGTCGGCGGTCGTCGTCGTCGAGTAACGTCGCGGGTCCTGCGTTCCTCGGCGCCCGGATCGACGTTTTACCGTCCGGACGATTGATAGGTGCCCCCGCCCATCCTCGGGTATGCGACGACGCGTCCTGCGCGCGCTCGTCGCGGCCGCGGCCGGCTGTTCCGCGCGCGGGTCGACCGGCCGGACCGGGAGCCGTACGGGCTGGGCGGCGCCGAACCGGTCGCCGACCCGCCGGCCGAGGTGGCGATGGGCGGCGCCTGCCCGCCCCGCGGCGAGGACGTGGCGCGCGTGGTCTGCGACGACGAGATCGATCCCGACGAGACGGCGACGTTCCTCGAACCGTCGGCCGAGACCGTCGGCGGCGAGCCTCGACCCGTACCTCGACCTCGCTCCCGGCAGTCGAGACCGGCCGGTCACCCTCTCGTTCGATTCGCCCGGCTTTCACACGTTTTCGCCCGCGTGGCCAGCGCCAGAAACAGCGCGAGCAGCGTGAACGTCACCTCGCCGACGGCGACGGTGCCGAGGGCGTCAGCCCCGAGGAACGTCGGGGCGTCGCGGGCGACGGGGATCACGGTGTGGTGGGGGGCGTCGCCGACGACCGGGACGAAGTAGTCGACGACGAGGTTCGACCAGTACCACAGCAGCGCGACGGCGACCGCCCACACGGGGAAGTCGGTGATGCGGTGGAGGACCAGCGCCTGGACGACCATCGCGAGGTGGCTCCAGAAGAGGAACTGGTACATCGCGGGGTGGAGGTAGTCGTAGGCGTCGGCGAACGCCAGCAGCGTGTACGGCGTCCACAGCCCGAGGATCACGTTCCCGAAGAACGCGAGCGCGGTGAGCCACGGCCGCTCGCGGCCCAGTTTCCACGAGGCGATCGCCAGCGCGATCAGCAGCGTCGCGAACGGGCTGTCGGGCACCCACGGCCACATGATCGCCGGCGTCGTGGCGAACTGCGAGGAGTAGTACCAGAACCCGAACGCGGTGCCGGCGAGGTTGACGGCGACGACGAGCCACGCGTACCGTAGCCCGAGGTCCTCCACCCGCTTCGGCACCGGCGCGAGGTAGCGGGGCAGCGGCGCTCGCTCCGGCAACCGTGTCGGCTCGGTCATCGTCCGCCGTCACGGGGGGGGAACGCAAAACGGTACCGATCGGCGACAGGTCGACCGGCGAATCGCCGGCGGCGGCGTCGGGGGGTAACAGACACGCACAAGTGGGGCGCGCGCTAACCCCGGCGTATGCCGACCACGACCGACCTCGAGGATCTGCGGCGCGGAACCGACCTCGTCAAGCGGGGCTTCGCTCGAATGCAGAAAGGCGGCGTCATCATGGACGTCGTGAACCCCGAACAGGCGCGCATCGCCGAGGAGGCCGGTGCCGTGGCCGTGATGGCTCTGGAGGCCGTCCCGGCGGACATCAGAAAGCGCGGCGGCGTCGCCCGGATGGCCGACCCCGCGGAGGTCGAGGCGATCATCGACGCCGTCTCCATCCCCGTGATGGGCAAGGCCCGCATCGGCCACACGAAGGAGGCGGAGATCCTCGAGGCCGTCGGCGTCGACATGATCGACGAGTCCGAGGTGCTGACGCCGGCCGACGACGCCTACCACATCGACAAGCGCGAGTTCACCGCGCCGTTCGTCTGTGGCGCCCGCGACCTCGGCGAGGCGCTGCGCCGGATCGGCGAGGGCGCGGCGATGATCCGCACCAAGGGCGAAGCCGGCACCGGCGACGTCAACCAGGCGGTCCACCACCAGCGCACCATCAAAGGCGAGATCCGCAAACTCGAGGGGATGAGCCACGAGGAACGGGAGGCTTACGCCCGCGAGATCAGGGCGCCCGCCGACCTCGTCCACGAGACTGCCGAGATGGGACGGCTCCCCGTGGTCAACTTCGCCGCCGGCGGCATCGCGACCCCCGCCGACGCCGCGCTCATGATGCACCACGAGTGCGACGGCATCTTCGTCGGCAGCGGCATCTTCGGTGCCGAGAACCCCGAGGCGATGGCCGACGCCATCGTCCGGGCGGTCAACGACTGGGACGACCCCGAGGCGCTGGCCGAAATCTCGAAAAACATCGGCGCGGGGATGAGAGGCGACGCCAACGTCGACCTTCCCGACGAGGAGAAGTTGCAGGGTCGGGGCGTCTAGGGGCGCTCACCGACACACCGCCGAACCGACGCTGAACGGCTAAAAACCCGGTATATCGCGGAGTATCGCTTTCCCGTCCGGAGGACGAGGGTACCGTATGGACCACCCGCGTTCGCGCGACGGATCCGCGAGTGACGGCGACGGGAACGGCGGCCACGAACACGACCACGGCCACCCCGGCCCCGGACCGGACTACGACCGGACGCCGCTCGTGGTCACCTGGGAGGTGACACAGGCCTGCGCGCTCGCCTGCGACCACTGTCGTGCCGAGGCGACGCCGGAGCGCCACCCGGACGAACTCACGACCGAGGAGGGTCTCGCGCTCTTCGATCAGGTCGCGTCGTTCGACGGCCGGCAGCCGTTTCTCGTCCTCTCGGGCGGCGACCCGCTCGAACGACCGGACCTGTTCGACCTGATCGAGGGGGCCCGCGACCGCGGCCTGCGGCCGTCGGTCACGCCGGCGACGACGCCGGCGCTCGACCGCGAGACCGTCGAGCGACTCGCCGACGCCGGCGTCGAACGGCTGGCGGTCAGCCTCGACGGCGCGACCCCCGAGCGCCACGACGCCTTCCGCGGCGAGGCCGGCACGTTCGAGGCGGCGATCCGCGCGGCGAGACACGCCCGCGAGGCCGGGATCTCGACGCAGGTCAACACGACGGTCACCGCCGCGACCGTCTCGGACCTCCCGGCGATCGCAGACCGCGTCGAGGACCTCGGGGCGGCGATGTGGGAGGTGTTCTTCCTCGTCCCGATCGGCCGCGGCGAGACCCTCGACCAGCTCCGGCCGACCGAGGCCGCCGCGGTGGCGGCGTGGCTCTACCGGCGCTCGCAGGCGGCGCCCTACCGCGTGATCACCGTCGAAGCACCCTTCTACCGCCGGGTGGCGCGGGAGGTCGCGACCGCGGCGGGCGAGCGGCCCCGGCGGGTGGGGTCGACTGGCGCCGGCAACGGCTTCGTCTTCGTCAGCTACGACGGCGAGGTCTACCCCTCCGGGTTCATGCCGACGAGCGCGGGGAACGTCCGCGAGGAGTCGCTCGTGACGATCTACCGGGAGTCGGACCTGCTGCGGGCGCTGCGCGACCGCGAGTCGTTTTCGGGGCCCTGCGGCGACTGCGCCGCGACCGAGGTCTGCGGGGGCTCTCGCTCCCGGGCTTACGCGGCGACGGGCGACCCCCGCGGGAGCGATCCGCTCTGCCCGTGGGCGGCGACGGACCACGCCTACGACGCCGCCGACGCGCCGTGGCTCGACGCGGGGACGGTGCCCGAGGTGATGCGGTGAGCGACGACTGGCGCGAGGGGCTGGACGCGGTCGACGAGGCGCTGCTCGACGGCTACCAGCGCGGGTTCCCCGTCGAGCGCCGGCCGTTCGAGGCGATCGGCGCCGACCTCGGGATCGACGGCGACGAGGCCTTCGACCGCGTCCGGGCGCTGGTCGACCGCGGGGCCATCCGACGGGTGGGGCCGGTGCTCGCCCCCTCCGCGATCGGGTCGTCGACGCTCGCGGCGCTCTCGGTGCCGGACGACGAGTTCGCGGCCGCCGCCGCGGTCGTCAACGGCTACCCGCAGGTCAGCCACAACTACCGCCGGGACCACGAGTGGAACATGTGGTTCGTGCTCGCGGCCGGGTCGCGCGCGAGGCGGGACGCCCTCCTCGCCGATATCGCCGCCGAGACGGGCCGGGAGCCGCTGGTCCTCCCGAAACTGCGAACCTACGGCGTCGACCTCGCGTTCGCCGTCGGCGGCGACGACCGGACGCCGGGCGAGTCCTCGGCGGCCGACGAACGGCCGCGCGCCGGCACACCCCGCGAGGAGCAGTCCGTCTCCCTGACGCGCTTCGAGGGGGACCTCCTGCTCGAGATACAGGACGGCCTCCCGCCGTCGGCGACGCCCTACGCGGACGTCGCGGCGTCGCTCGGGGCCGACGTCGACGACGTGCTCGCGGCGCTCGACCGGTTGCTCGACCGCGGTGCCGTCAAGCGGGTCGGGTGCGTCGTCAGCCACCGGAAGACCGGGTTCGACGCGAACTGCATGGTCGTCTGGGCGGTTCCGGAGGACGCGGTCGACGCGGTCGGCCGCGAGGTCGCCGCCTACCCGTTCGTGACGAAGTGCTACCGTCGGCCGCGCCGTCCCGACCGGGGCTGGGAGTACACCCTGTTCACCATGCTCCACGGCCGGTCGCGGGCGGCCGTCGACGAGCGGATCGACGACCTCGCCGCCGAGATCCAGTACCCTCACGAGCGCCTCTCCACGGTCGAGAAGCTGAAACAGACCGGCGTCCGCTTCGAGCGCCTCGGCGAGGGCCGGTAGGTGTCGGGACTACGGCTTCGTCGCGCCGAGGGCTCGACGAACCGCCCGTCGGACACCGGCCCGGAGAGCGAATCCTTGCGGGGCGAACCGGAAAGCTTTCGTGCCAGTTGTGTGCCCTGAACGACATGCGACGCCGCCAGTTCCTCGCCAGCGGAACCGCCCTCCTCTCCGTCGCCATCGCCGGGTGTGGCCACCCGCCCGTGGTTCTCGACATGGACGACGCGACGGCGGACGGCATCGCCGGCGAAGTTTCGATGACCGCCGTGCCCGGGTCCGAAGAATACGCCGTCGTCACGTCGGCCCGCGAGAACGGATCGGCCACGCGGGCCGGACGGCACGCGCTGTTCGATCACACCGACACCGTGCGGGTCGAAGACGCCTTCTACGACGTTTCGGAAACTCGACTCGGGAGCAGCGAGGTGACGGTCTACGAGGTCCGCGTCGATTTCGATCCGGACGACCCGACGCCGGAACTCGGCGAAATCGAGTACGACGACCTCCCCGAGACCGATCGCCGGCGCCTCGACGCGATCGTCTCTGACGACCCGCCCAGTCAGGACGGATACGATCTGGGCGTCGGTTACGGAACCGCCGAGGAGGTGGGGGACGGATCGGTGTTCGTTCCGGAGCAACAGTACGATGTTCTCGTCTACGACGGGGATCGGTACCGAGTCGCGGTCGACTCCCGAACGGCGTCCGAGGTGGAGTACCGGTACGAGGCGACGGAGGTCGCTCCCGACGTCGAGACGTTCGCCGACCGGGTTCGAGCGCAGTATCTGTTCGCGCTCACGGGCCTCTCCGAGGCCGAACGCGCGGTCGTCGAGGAAGCGATCGACGGGGGGTACTTCGAAGACGACGACGCCTTCCGGTCGGTGGTCGACCGCATCCGAGAGCACGAGGGGCTGGACGTGGACGACTTCTACGGGACGTGGCTCGTGGAGTACGAGGGCGTCGAGTATCTCACCTACGCCGAGTGGTAGACCGTCGCCGGCGCGCGTCGGCTACGTCCACGCGCGCGGCGGCGGCACGGCGCCCGCCCGAACGAGCGCGAGCAGGAGGAAGTACGCCGCGAGCGCGCCGCCTCCCGCCGAGAGCAGCGGCGAGGGCGCGACGGCCGCGCCGACGGCGACGAGCGCGAGCGCGCCCGCGAGCGACGCGACCTGAACGGCCCGCCGCTCCCAGTACCGGCGCACGGCCGCCGCCCGTCGCGCGGCGACGGCCTCGAAGGCGAGCGTCCCGGCGGCACCGAGGAGGAAAGCGGGGACCGACGGCGCGGCGTCGACGGCGACGAACGCGGCCGCGAACGCCGCGAGGGCGACCGCCGCGAGCGCCCCGTCGGTTCGCGCGCCCATCTCCGGTCAGCGGTACAGTCGGGCGCCGTCGCCGACGCGGGTCTGGTAGGCGCGGCTCTCGACGCCGGCATCGTCGAAGGCGTCGAGCATCGCGGCGGCGACCGCGCGCCGGTCGGGCCGGCGACAGACCGCGAGCAGGGCCGGCCCCGCGCCGCTGACGGTGACGCCCGTCGCGCCCGCATCGAGGGCCGCCTCGCGGACGGCGTCGTAGCCGTCGATGAGCGCGGCGCGTTCGGGGGTGACGATGCCGTCGTCCATGCCGCGGCCGACGAGGTCGGGGTCGTCGCGGGCCATGCCGACGGCCAGCGTGGCGGCGTTCCCGACCGTCTCGACGACGTCGGGGAGGGCGGCCGAGTCGGGGACGACGCCGCGCGCGTCGCGCGTGGAGACGGTGATGTCGGGGAGACACGCCACCAGCGACAGCGAGGCGTCGACGCGGGTGACGCCGTCGTCGGTGACGACGGTGAAGCCGCCGAGCAGCGCCGGGGCGACGTTGTCGGCGTGGGCCTCCCCGGAGACCAGCGCCTCGCCCTCGGCGGCGACCGGGACGAGTTCCTCGCGGGAGCGGCCGCGGTCGTAGAGTTCGTCGAGCGCGACGGCCGCGGCGGCGGCGCTGGCGGCCGACGAGCCGAGGCCGGAGGACGGCCGGACGCCCTTGTCGATCCGGATGTAGGCGGGCGCGTCGAGGGCCTCCGCGACCGCGCCGACGGTGTTCTTCGCGGGGTCGTCCGGGATGTACTGGCTGCCGACGCCGGTCACCTCGATGGTCGTCTCCGGGGCGCGTTCGACCCGGATCACGTCGGCGGGCGCCCCGAGCGCGAGACCGAAGACGTCGAAACCGCTGCCCAGGTTCGCACTCGTCGCCGGCGCCCGCACGGTGAGCATGGCGCCTTCTATCGGGAGTGAGGGCAAAAAGGTAGCGAACGCCGCGACCCTGCCTCGCGGCGCCCGCGGCCGGTTTCGCCGTCCCGGCACCCCCCGACCGCGCGAGGCGCGGTACCGGCGCGCACGCGGCGCCCTCCCACGGAGCGGTCGAATCGGTGGGACTAAATTCGCGTGCCGGCTCCGTACCTGCATGGGTTTTGGTAGCTACGACGAGTCCGAGCAACGGCAACCCGACGCGGACGACGACGGCGAGAGCGCGGGCGTCACCGTCCACGAGAACGACTACGAGGGCGAGATGAGCGTCGAGACCGGCGGCTCGACCGACGACCTCCTCGGGCAACTCCAGGACATCAAGGCGTCGAAAGACGAGTAAGCGGGGTCCGCCCCCTCTCTGCGAGCGTCAGTCGTCCGGGTTGGCGGCGACGTCGGCCCCCGACCGGGCGAAGACGCGGTCGAGGCCGACCAGCAGACCCGCCGAGAGCGCCGCGCCGGCGAGGGCAAACGCCGCAAGGAGGGCGAAGAAGGCGCCGGTCGAGAAGCCGTCGAGGACGAAGCCGCCGATGGCGATGCTGGCCGCGCCGAGGCCGAACTCGCCGAGGTAGGTGTAGCCGTAGGAGAGCCCCCGGGCGTCGGCCGGCGTGTAGACCGCGACGGCGTTCTGGTAGAACGGCTGGATCGCGAACAGGAAGAAGCCGAGGACGGCACAGTAGGCGACGATGGCGACCAGTCCGACCGACGCGACGGGGACGAACGAAAGCGCCAGCGCCGCGAGGACGACGAAGATGACCGCCATCCCG
The Salinilacihabitans rarus DNA segment above includes these coding regions:
- a CDS encoding efflux RND transporter permease subunit, with protein sequence MSSLADRYAEFVATRSRLVVACLLVLTLVVAAGAVVNDPEDGGIGQFETDSPETDALEEIEATYDTDDRVVAQVVVREEGGDVLSRDSLLESLRLQREARANETVNATLTDEGFVGLENVVATAAVFEDRAAAAQGPPDTSEPTLDEGIEALESRSDEEVEALLADVLDPEADRGGESPTAFLPSDYEQGETDADARITFVFQEDDSGPDEDPEAAYEAQIVLRSLFEERFDDGFVFGQGITDAAAASAVGDSFAIITPVALLLVGVVLGVTYRDAVDVLLGFVGITVVMAWLAGIQGWLEIPSSQLLIAVPFLLIGLSIDYALHVVMRYREARAGTLETPRSPSARSATADGGPRASAAAMALGLAGVTLALAAATFSTGVGFLSNVVSPLPAIRDFAVLSAGGILATFVAFAAFVPALKVEVDDLLERRFGRDRAKSPFGVGGGAVTRALSGGVALARRAPLAVVLVAFLLATAGAYGATGIDTEFNEADFLPEDAPDWAKSLPGPLATGTYTVADDATYLGENFQDRGPNSRAQVLIRGDVTDPATLAAIDRATGAVDEGGTVDVRADGTAAIEGPTATLAALASENETVAAALDERDADGDGLPDEDLAGLYDVLFAADEEAASTVLYRTEDGEYESARLLVSVRGDASAQDVATDVRAVADDIEAGAPATAIATGGPVTTAVVQDALLETLVQAFAATLVVIFLFLTALYWVRHRSLTLGAVTLAPVVAALSWLLGAMAALDLPFNSETAVITSLAIGLGVDYSIHVGERFVAEKERRETLDAALTATMTGTGGALLGSAATTAAGFGVLALALAPSLQRFGLVTGLSIVLAFVACTTVLPSLLVVRERLLARAA
- a CDS encoding valine--tRNA ligase, which translates into the protein MSTDAEARERDDDGLDGGYDPDEVEPKWQQRWVDADTYRYEGDPGQDPNTVYSIDTPPPTVSGSLHMGHLYGHTLQDFAARFQRMADGDVLFPFGYDDNGIASERLTEKELDIRHQEYERREFQQLCREVCQEYEAEFTEKMQGLGCSIDWNNTYKTIEPRVQRISQLSFLDLYEKGREYRKKAPAIWCPECETAISQVEMEDMERGSHFNDIAFDLVGEDAPREEFVISTTRPELLPACVSVFVHPDDEENQDLVGETARIPIFGHEVPIIADDRVDMEKGSGVVMCCTFGDQKDIEWYQAHDLPLRVAIDESATMTDLAGEYEGLSTEAAREAIVEDLDAAGYLRDRREISHTVQVHERCDTPVEFRVSKQWYVEILDHKEEYLEAGREMDWYPEKMFTRYKHWIEGLEWDWLISRQRDSGIPFPVWYCADCDHEVVAEKADLPVDPLSDDPPVDTCPECGHDEFVPEDDVFDTWATSSLTPLINAGWDWDAEAEAFRMEHPELYPFDLRPQGHDIISFWLFHTIVKCYEHTGEVPFDATMINGHVLDENREKMSKSRGNVVEPSEVLAEYPVDAVRFWAASAAVGDDFPFSEKDIVAGEKLLRKLWNASKLVDSLAPREPDEPAELEAIDRWLLAELDAAVEELTDHFAEYEFAKARNRLRTFFWNTFCDDYLEIAKTREDESSTAYALRTAHRAFLKLWAPFLPHVTEEIWQALYAGEGSLDETSVHTYEWPDPRGYEADLEAGETAMEVISALRRYKSERQLPLNADLGSVSVFGPIEGFEAAISDVMHVAALEALDEPPEITTEVAAIDLDYATIGPKFGSKVGEIDAAIEAGEYELDEETGVLRVAGEELDEDLFEVELERTYSGDGEMLETESAVVVVE
- a CDS encoding DUF1405 domain-containing protein; protein product: MTEPTRLPERAPLPRYLAPVPKRVEDLGLRYAWLVVAVNLAGTAFGFWYYSSQFATTPAIMWPWVPDSPFATLLIALAIASWKLGRERPWLTALAFFGNVILGLWTPYTLLAFADAYDYLHPAMYQFLFWSHLAMVVQALVLHRITDFPVWAVAVALLWYWSNLVVDYFVPVVGDAPHHTVIPVARDAPTFLGADALGTVAVGEVTFTLLALFLALATRAKTCESRANRTRG
- the pdxS gene encoding pyridoxal 5'-phosphate synthase lyase subunit PdxS: MPTTTDLEDLRRGTDLVKRGFARMQKGGVIMDVVNPEQARIAEEAGAVAVMALEAVPADIRKRGGVARMADPAEVEAIIDAVSIPVMGKARIGHTKEAEILEAVGVDMIDESEVLTPADDAYHIDKREFTAPFVCGARDLGEALRRIGEGAAMIRTKGEAGTGDVNQAVHHQRTIKGEIRKLEGMSHEEREAYAREIRAPADLVHETAEMGRLPVVNFAAGGIATPADAALMMHHECDGIFVGSGIFGAENPEAMADAIVRAVNDWDDPEALAEISKNIGAGMRGDANVDLPDEEKLQGRGV